The following coding sequences are from one Lolium rigidum isolate FL_2022 chromosome 6, APGP_CSIRO_Lrig_0.1, whole genome shotgun sequence window:
- the LOC124660613 gene encoding serine/threonine-protein kinase PRP4 homolog isoform X4, translated as MPPSEKVHQIIARTALFVSEHGGQSEIVLRVKQGSNPTFGFLMPDHHLHSYFRYIVDHPQLLKDGSDPDTNKGNKMVMSENEQATPSSGALSLLGAVYESGDEDEDVLPASSKSTDSGNDAVLHEKGHKGASHIHDKEMKKEPTVTEEALTADKDKPIFTKKNPAITGNSITAAHREKVKGAMAALATSTKSENSKLSVSDTKEVILEPPSFMKGTVEKIVEFILRNGKEFEEKLIAQDKMTGRFPFLLPNNPYHSYYLKILQETQESKSRGGSSERKDRRSSSERRDRRSSSEHRDRRSSSERKDSGHEKEVTRSKGCGSANKDSSASDRSSAEPSEKQLNEKGKFQLVIGGAKKEPPRKVTADEAAAIVMAATRGLGSMDPQSNTRKDTRDIGHIQDPGEVSKPVSSSEVCTSLTSSGQVKKEGIGIIDDDWISNTIAKAVAVAASKEADSSEASMTNAQKLKAERLRRARMFTAIIKGGGNKGDPVTSNPVDESAKVSPAILPGPDTKALATEREGSSVPSEREDSNMKKQEKDSDDEQNKARKYRKHRPESNEDIDDLDEEIYKPSRKRHRSRGHSTDAHKHKQRHHSKDREYMHQRHSYSSSEDERRSSKSRHRHRHDHYYAEDDEHRSSHRHRRNHGSGSKRKHKNDHDPVEQSLGHAEPSQSTSEQKYGLEQPPGDTAQSSNASTEVPDELKAKIRAMLLETL; from the exons ATG CCTCCCTCTGAGAAGGTGCATCAGATAATTGCAAGAACTGCTTTATTTGTCAGCGAGCATGGCGGACAATCAGAGATTGTGCTAAGGGTGAAGCAAGGAAGTAACCCAACATTTGGATTCTTGATGCCTGACCATCACCTCCACAGCTACTTCCGGTACATTGTTGATCATCCTCAGCTGTTGAAAGATGGCTCAGACCCTGACACCAACAAAGGCAACAAAATGGTTATGAGTGAGAATGAGCAGGCCACTCCATCAAGCGGAGCTTTATCATTGCTTGGAGCTGTCTATGAGTCTggagatgaggatgaagatgtgCTTCCAGCTAGTTCGAAAAGCACTGATTCTGGAAATGACGCTGTTTTACATGAGAAAGGCCACAAAGGTGCTTCCCATATACATGACAAGGAGATGAAAAAAGAACCGACAGTAACAGAAGAAGCTTTGACTGCAGACAAGGATAAACCTATTTTTACTAAGAAGAACCCAGCAATTACCGGAAACAGCATAACTGCTGCTCACCGGGAAAAGGTCAAAGGTGCCATGGCGGCGTTGGCCACTTCTACCAAGTCTGAGAACTCTAAATTAAGTGTATCTGACACAAAAGAGGTGATCCTGGAACCACCATCGTTTATGAAGGGCACAGTGGAGAAAATTGTTGAGTTCATTCTCAGGAACGGGAAGGAGTTTGAAGAAAAGCTCATTGCGCAAGACAAGATGACAGGGAGGTTTCCATTTCTTCTGCCCAATAATCCATATCACtcttactatctcaagattctccAAGAAACCCAAGAG TCCAAGTCCCGTGGTGGTTCTTCAGAGCGCAAAGATAGAAGGAGTTCTTCGGAGCGCAGAGACAGGAGAAGTTCTTCAGAGCACAGAGACAGGAGGAGTTCTTCAGAGCGCAAAGACAGTGGCCATGAGAAGGAAGTGACCAGAAGCAAGGGGTGTGGAAGTGCTAACAAGGACTCAAGTGCTTCTGATAGAAGCTCTGCAGAGCCATCAGAGAAGCAACTTAATGAGAAGGGCAAATTCCAGTTGGTCATTGGTGGTGCCAAGAAGGAACCTCCTCGGAAGGTTACTGCAGATGAAGCTGCTGCTATTGTTATGGCTGCTACTCGTGGACTAGGCTCTATGGATCCTCAATCTAACACGCGAAAAGACACGCGTGACATTGGCCATATACAGGATCCAGGTGAAGTGTCCAAACCTGTCTCAAGTAGTGAGGTTTGCACTTCACTCACAAGTAGTGGTCAGGTAAAAAAGGAAGGTATTGGAATCATTGATGATGATTGGATTTCAAATACGATCGCCAAAGCTGTTGCTGTTGCCGCCTCTAAAGAGGCTGATTCTTCTGAAGCTTCGATGACAAATGCACAGAAGCTGAAGGCTGAGAGGCTTCGGCGTGCAAGGATGTTTACTGCAATTATTAAGGGTGGAGGCAACAAGGGTGATCCGGTGACAAGTAATCCAGTTGATGAATCTGCAAAGGTCTCTCCTGCTATCCTCCCTGGACCTGATACAAAAGCTTTGGCTACCGAACGGGAAGGTAGCTCTGTGCCTTCTGAGCGTGAAGATTCAAATATGAAGAAGCAGGAGAAAGACTCTGATGATGAACAAAACAAGGCACGTAAGTATCGGAAGCATCGCCCAGAATCCAATGAGGACATAGATGATTTGGATGAGGAAATCTACAAACCCTCAAGGAAGAGGCATCGTTCAAGAGGgcacagtacggatgcacacaaacaTAAGCAGAGGCATCACTCCAAGGATAGGGAGTATATGCATCAAAGACACAGTTATAGTTCTTCAGAAGATGAGCGTCGCAGTTCCAAGTCAAGGCATCGGCATAGGCATGACCATTACTATGCTGAAGATGACGAGCATCGCAGCTCGCATAGGCACCGGAGGAACCATGGCTCTGGTTCCAAAAGGAAACACAAGAACGACCATGATCCCGTTGAACAAAGTCTTGGCCATGCTGAACCCTCCCAAAGCACGTCAGAGCAGAAGTATGGATTAGAGCAACCCCCTGGTGATACTGCTCAATCTTCCAATGCATCAACTGAGGTTCCAGATGAGCTGAAAGCAAAAATTAGAGCGATGTTATTAGAGACACTGTAA
- the LOC124660613 gene encoding transcriptional regulator ATRX-like isoform X3: protein MIYLDVRNRQPPSEKVHQIIARTALFVSEHGGQSEIVLRVKQGSNPTFGFLMPDHHLHSYFRYIVDHPQLLKDGSDPDTNKGNKMVMSENEQATPSSGALSLLGAVYESGDEDEDVLPASSKSTDSGNDAVLHEKGHKGASHIHDKEMKKEPTVTEEALTADKDKPIFTKKNPAITGNSITAAHREKVKGAMAALATSTKSENSKLSVSDTKEVILEPPSFMKGTVEKIVEFILRNGKEFEEKLIAQDKMTGRFPFLLPNNPYHSYYLKILQETQESKSRGGSSERKDRRSSSERRDRRSSSEHRDRRSSSERKDSGHEKEVTRSKGCGSANKDSSASDRSSAEPSEKQLNEKGKFQLVIGGAKKEPPRKVTADEAAAIVMAATRGLGSMDPQSNTRKDTRDIGHIQDPGEVSKPVSSSEVCTSLTSSGQVKKEGIGIIDDDWISNTIAKAVAVAASKEADSSEASMTNAQKLKAERLRRARMFTAIIKGGGNKGDPVTSNPVDESAKVSPAILPGPDTKALATEREGSSVPSEREDSNMKKQEKDSDDEQNKARKYRKHRPESNEDIDDLDEEIYKPSRKRHRSRGHSTDAHKHKQRHHSKDREYMHQRHSYSSSEDERRSSKSRHRHRHDHYYAEDDEHRSSHRHRRNHGSGSKRKHKNDHDPVEQSLGHAEPSQSTSEQKYGLEQPPGDTAQSSNASTEVPDELKAKIRAMLLETL from the exons ATGATCTATCTTGACGTAAGGAATAGGCAG CCTCCCTCTGAGAAGGTGCATCAGATAATTGCAAGAACTGCTTTATTTGTCAGCGAGCATGGCGGACAATCAGAGATTGTGCTAAGGGTGAAGCAAGGAAGTAACCCAACATTTGGATTCTTGATGCCTGACCATCACCTCCACAGCTACTTCCGGTACATTGTTGATCATCCTCAGCTGTTGAAAGATGGCTCAGACCCTGACACCAACAAAGGCAACAAAATGGTTATGAGTGAGAATGAGCAGGCCACTCCATCAAGCGGAGCTTTATCATTGCTTGGAGCTGTCTATGAGTCTggagatgaggatgaagatgtgCTTCCAGCTAGTTCGAAAAGCACTGATTCTGGAAATGACGCTGTTTTACATGAGAAAGGCCACAAAGGTGCTTCCCATATACATGACAAGGAGATGAAAAAAGAACCGACAGTAACAGAAGAAGCTTTGACTGCAGACAAGGATAAACCTATTTTTACTAAGAAGAACCCAGCAATTACCGGAAACAGCATAACTGCTGCTCACCGGGAAAAGGTCAAAGGTGCCATGGCGGCGTTGGCCACTTCTACCAAGTCTGAGAACTCTAAATTAAGTGTATCTGACACAAAAGAGGTGATCCTGGAACCACCATCGTTTATGAAGGGCACAGTGGAGAAAATTGTTGAGTTCATTCTCAGGAACGGGAAGGAGTTTGAAGAAAAGCTCATTGCGCAAGACAAGATGACAGGGAGGTTTCCATTTCTTCTGCCCAATAATCCATATCACtcttactatctcaagattctccAAGAAACCCAAGAG TCCAAGTCCCGTGGTGGTTCTTCAGAGCGCAAAGATAGAAGGAGTTCTTCGGAGCGCAGAGACAGGAGAAGTTCTTCAGAGCACAGAGACAGGAGGAGTTCTTCAGAGCGCAAAGACAGTGGCCATGAGAAGGAAGTGACCAGAAGCAAGGGGTGTGGAAGTGCTAACAAGGACTCAAGTGCTTCTGATAGAAGCTCTGCAGAGCCATCAGAGAAGCAACTTAATGAGAAGGGCAAATTCCAGTTGGTCATTGGTGGTGCCAAGAAGGAACCTCCTCGGAAGGTTACTGCAGATGAAGCTGCTGCTATTGTTATGGCTGCTACTCGTGGACTAGGCTCTATGGATCCTCAATCTAACACGCGAAAAGACACGCGTGACATTGGCCATATACAGGATCCAGGTGAAGTGTCCAAACCTGTCTCAAGTAGTGAGGTTTGCACTTCACTCACAAGTAGTGGTCAGGTAAAAAAGGAAGGTATTGGAATCATTGATGATGATTGGATTTCAAATACGATCGCCAAAGCTGTTGCTGTTGCCGCCTCTAAAGAGGCTGATTCTTCTGAAGCTTCGATGACAAATGCACAGAAGCTGAAGGCTGAGAGGCTTCGGCGTGCAAGGATGTTTACTGCAATTATTAAGGGTGGAGGCAACAAGGGTGATCCGGTGACAAGTAATCCAGTTGATGAATCTGCAAAGGTCTCTCCTGCTATCCTCCCTGGACCTGATACAAAAGCTTTGGCTACCGAACGGGAAGGTAGCTCTGTGCCTTCTGAGCGTGAAGATTCAAATATGAAGAAGCAGGAGAAAGACTCTGATGATGAACAAAACAAGGCACGTAAGTATCGGAAGCATCGCCCAGAATCCAATGAGGACATAGATGATTTGGATGAGGAAATCTACAAACCCTCAAGGAAGAGGCATCGTTCAAGAGGgcacagtacggatgcacacaaacaTAAGCAGAGGCATCACTCCAAGGATAGGGAGTATATGCATCAAAGACACAGTTATAGTTCTTCAGAAGATGAGCGTCGCAGTTCCAAGTCAAGGCATCGGCATAGGCATGACCATTACTATGCTGAAGATGACGAGCATCGCAGCTCGCATAGGCACCGGAGGAACCATGGCTCTGGTTCCAAAAGGAAACACAAGAACGACCATGATCCCGTTGAACAAAGTCTTGGCCATGCTGAACCCTCCCAAAGCACGTCAGAGCAGAAGTATGGATTAGAGCAACCCCCTGGTGATACTGCTCAATCTTCCAATGCATCAACTGAGGTTCCAGATGAGCTGAAAGCAAAAATTAGAGCGATGTTATTAGAGACACTGTAA
- the LOC124660613 gene encoding uncharacterized protein LOC124660613 isoform X1, with product MDLEIVGRHALLFDDDAAAEVVNSGGSLVPWSAAGATNLLLDRHDVRHLLDRVPPRPSRAYSAALLSVPSPDGVSEAELDRERFLDLHAADDGTVEGPFSGNGTDTGQSGYNAVPFSYGGSAGSDDPNDSVSFYRPPFIVPESLLNKLPPSEKVHQIIARTALFVSEHGGQSEIVLRVKQGSNPTFGFLMPDHHLHSYFRYIVDHPQLLKDGSDPDTNKGNKMVMSENEQATPSSGALSLLGAVYESGDEDEDVLPASSKSTDSGNDAVLHEKGHKGASHIHDKEMKKEPTVTEEALTADKDKPIFTKKNPAITGNSITAAHREKVKGAMAALATSTKSENSKLSVSDTKEVILEPPSFMKGTVEKIVEFILRNGKEFEEKLIAQDKMTGRFPFLLPNNPYHSYYLKILQETQESKSRGGSSERKDRRSSSERRDRRSSSEHRDRRSSSERKDSGHEKEVTRSKGCGSANKDSSASDRSSAEPSEKQLNEKGKFQLVIGGAKKEPPRKVTADEAAAIVMAATRGLGSMDPQSNTRKDTRDIGHIQDPGEVSKPVSSSEVCTSLTSSGQVKKEGIGIIDDDWISNTIAKAVAVAASKEADSSEASMTNAQKLKAERLRRARMFTAIIKGGGNKGDPVTSNPVDESAKVSPAILPGPDTKALATEREGSSVPSEREDSNMKKQEKDSDDEQNKARKYRKHRPESNEDIDDLDEEIYKPSRKRHRSRGHSTDAHKHKQRHHSKDREYMHQRHSYSSSEDERRSSKSRHRHRHDHYYAEDDEHRSSHRHRRNHGSGSKRKHKNDHDPVEQSLGHAEPSQSTSEQKYGLEQPPGDTAQSSNASTEVPDELKAKIRAMLLETL from the exons ATGGATCTGGAGATTGTGGGGCGGCACGCCTTGCTCTTCgacgacgacgcggcggcggaggtcgTCAACTCCGGCGGTTCCCTCGTCCCCTGGTCCGCCGCTGGCGCGACCAATCTCCTCCTTGACCGCCACGACGTCAGGCACCTCCTTGACCGCGTCCCTCCTCGGCCAAGCCGCGCCTACTCTGCGGCCCTCCTCTCCGTCCCCTCCCCCGACGGCGTGTCCGAGGCCGAGCTTGACCGCGAGCGCTTCCTCGATCTCCACGCAGCCGACGACGGCACCGTAGAAGGTCCCTTTTCAG GAAATGGGACTGATACTGGGCAGTCTGGTTATAACGCCGTCCCTTTCTCATATGGCGGGTCTGCTGGTTCAGACGATCCAAATGATTCAGTCTCGTTTTATCGCCCACCTTTTATTGTGCCAGAAAGCTTGTTGAATAAGCTG CCTCCCTCTGAGAAGGTGCATCAGATAATTGCAAGAACTGCTTTATTTGTCAGCGAGCATGGCGGACAATCAGAGATTGTGCTAAGGGTGAAGCAAGGAAGTAACCCAACATTTGGATTCTTGATGCCTGACCATCACCTCCACAGCTACTTCCGGTACATTGTTGATCATCCTCAGCTGTTGAAAGATGGCTCAGACCCTGACACCAACAAAGGCAACAAAATGGTTATGAGTGAGAATGAGCAGGCCACTCCATCAAGCGGAGCTTTATCATTGCTTGGAGCTGTCTATGAGTCTggagatgaggatgaagatgtgCTTCCAGCTAGTTCGAAAAGCACTGATTCTGGAAATGACGCTGTTTTACATGAGAAAGGCCACAAAGGTGCTTCCCATATACATGACAAGGAGATGAAAAAAGAACCGACAGTAACAGAAGAAGCTTTGACTGCAGACAAGGATAAACCTATTTTTACTAAGAAGAACCCAGCAATTACCGGAAACAGCATAACTGCTGCTCACCGGGAAAAGGTCAAAGGTGCCATGGCGGCGTTGGCCACTTCTACCAAGTCTGAGAACTCTAAATTAAGTGTATCTGACACAAAAGAGGTGATCCTGGAACCACCATCGTTTATGAAGGGCACAGTGGAGAAAATTGTTGAGTTCATTCTCAGGAACGGGAAGGAGTTTGAAGAAAAGCTCATTGCGCAAGACAAGATGACAGGGAGGTTTCCATTTCTTCTGCCCAATAATCCATATCACtcttactatctcaagattctccAAGAAACCCAAGAG TCCAAGTCCCGTGGTGGTTCTTCAGAGCGCAAAGATAGAAGGAGTTCTTCGGAGCGCAGAGACAGGAGAAGTTCTTCAGAGCACAGAGACAGGAGGAGTTCTTCAGAGCGCAAAGACAGTGGCCATGAGAAGGAAGTGACCAGAAGCAAGGGGTGTGGAAGTGCTAACAAGGACTCAAGTGCTTCTGATAGAAGCTCTGCAGAGCCATCAGAGAAGCAACTTAATGAGAAGGGCAAATTCCAGTTGGTCATTGGTGGTGCCAAGAAGGAACCTCCTCGGAAGGTTACTGCAGATGAAGCTGCTGCTATTGTTATGGCTGCTACTCGTGGACTAGGCTCTATGGATCCTCAATCTAACACGCGAAAAGACACGCGTGACATTGGCCATATACAGGATCCAGGTGAAGTGTCCAAACCTGTCTCAAGTAGTGAGGTTTGCACTTCACTCACAAGTAGTGGTCAGGTAAAAAAGGAAGGTATTGGAATCATTGATGATGATTGGATTTCAAATACGATCGCCAAAGCTGTTGCTGTTGCCGCCTCTAAAGAGGCTGATTCTTCTGAAGCTTCGATGACAAATGCACAGAAGCTGAAGGCTGAGAGGCTTCGGCGTGCAAGGATGTTTACTGCAATTATTAAGGGTGGAGGCAACAAGGGTGATCCGGTGACAAGTAATCCAGTTGATGAATCTGCAAAGGTCTCTCCTGCTATCCTCCCTGGACCTGATACAAAAGCTTTGGCTACCGAACGGGAAGGTAGCTCTGTGCCTTCTGAGCGTGAAGATTCAAATATGAAGAAGCAGGAGAAAGACTCTGATGATGAACAAAACAAGGCACGTAAGTATCGGAAGCATCGCCCAGAATCCAATGAGGACATAGATGATTTGGATGAGGAAATCTACAAACCCTCAAGGAAGAGGCATCGTTCAAGAGGgcacagtacggatgcacacaaacaTAAGCAGAGGCATCACTCCAAGGATAGGGAGTATATGCATCAAAGACACAGTTATAGTTCTTCAGAAGATGAGCGTCGCAGTTCCAAGTCAAGGCATCGGCATAGGCATGACCATTACTATGCTGAAGATGACGAGCATCGCAGCTCGCATAGGCACCGGAGGAACCATGGCTCTGGTTCCAAAAGGAAACACAAGAACGACCATGATCCCGTTGAACAAAGTCTTGGCCATGCTGAACCCTCCCAAAGCACGTCAGAGCAGAAGTATGGATTAGAGCAACCCCCTGGTGATACTGCTCAATCTTCCAATGCATCAACTGAGGTTCCAGATGAGCTGAAAGCAAAAATTAGAGCGATGTTATTAGAGACACTGTAA
- the LOC124660613 gene encoding uncharacterized protein LOC124660613 isoform X2, with the protein MSVSDGWSRDEVPTSDAHCFLMIYLDVRNRQPPSEKVHQIIARTALFVSEHGGQSEIVLRVKQGSNPTFGFLMPDHHLHSYFRYIVDHPQLLKDGSDPDTNKGNKMVMSENEQATPSSGALSLLGAVYESGDEDEDVLPASSKSTDSGNDAVLHEKGHKGASHIHDKEMKKEPTVTEEALTADKDKPIFTKKNPAITGNSITAAHREKVKGAMAALATSTKSENSKLSVSDTKEVILEPPSFMKGTVEKIVEFILRNGKEFEEKLIAQDKMTGRFPFLLPNNPYHSYYLKILQETQESKSRGGSSERKDRRSSSERRDRRSSSEHRDRRSSSERKDSGHEKEVTRSKGCGSANKDSSASDRSSAEPSEKQLNEKGKFQLVIGGAKKEPPRKVTADEAAAIVMAATRGLGSMDPQSNTRKDTRDIGHIQDPGEVSKPVSSSEVCTSLTSSGQVKKEGIGIIDDDWISNTIAKAVAVAASKEADSSEASMTNAQKLKAERLRRARMFTAIIKGGGNKGDPVTSNPVDESAKVSPAILPGPDTKALATEREGSSVPSEREDSNMKKQEKDSDDEQNKARKYRKHRPESNEDIDDLDEEIYKPSRKRHRSRGHSTDAHKHKQRHHSKDREYMHQRHSYSSSEDERRSSKSRHRHRHDHYYAEDDEHRSSHRHRRNHGSGSKRKHKNDHDPVEQSLGHAEPSQSTSEQKYGLEQPPGDTAQSSNASTEVPDELKAKIRAMLLETL; encoded by the exons ATGTCTGTTTCAGATGGTTGGAGCAGAGATGAAGTTCCTACTAGTGATGCACATTGTTTCCTTATGATCTATCTTGACGTAAGGAATAGGCAG CCTCCCTCTGAGAAGGTGCATCAGATAATTGCAAGAACTGCTTTATTTGTCAGCGAGCATGGCGGACAATCAGAGATTGTGCTAAGGGTGAAGCAAGGAAGTAACCCAACATTTGGATTCTTGATGCCTGACCATCACCTCCACAGCTACTTCCGGTACATTGTTGATCATCCTCAGCTGTTGAAAGATGGCTCAGACCCTGACACCAACAAAGGCAACAAAATGGTTATGAGTGAGAATGAGCAGGCCACTCCATCAAGCGGAGCTTTATCATTGCTTGGAGCTGTCTATGAGTCTggagatgaggatgaagatgtgCTTCCAGCTAGTTCGAAAAGCACTGATTCTGGAAATGACGCTGTTTTACATGAGAAAGGCCACAAAGGTGCTTCCCATATACATGACAAGGAGATGAAAAAAGAACCGACAGTAACAGAAGAAGCTTTGACTGCAGACAAGGATAAACCTATTTTTACTAAGAAGAACCCAGCAATTACCGGAAACAGCATAACTGCTGCTCACCGGGAAAAGGTCAAAGGTGCCATGGCGGCGTTGGCCACTTCTACCAAGTCTGAGAACTCTAAATTAAGTGTATCTGACACAAAAGAGGTGATCCTGGAACCACCATCGTTTATGAAGGGCACAGTGGAGAAAATTGTTGAGTTCATTCTCAGGAACGGGAAGGAGTTTGAAGAAAAGCTCATTGCGCAAGACAAGATGACAGGGAGGTTTCCATTTCTTCTGCCCAATAATCCATATCACtcttactatctcaagattctccAAGAAACCCAAGAG TCCAAGTCCCGTGGTGGTTCTTCAGAGCGCAAAGATAGAAGGAGTTCTTCGGAGCGCAGAGACAGGAGAAGTTCTTCAGAGCACAGAGACAGGAGGAGTTCTTCAGAGCGCAAAGACAGTGGCCATGAGAAGGAAGTGACCAGAAGCAAGGGGTGTGGAAGTGCTAACAAGGACTCAAGTGCTTCTGATAGAAGCTCTGCAGAGCCATCAGAGAAGCAACTTAATGAGAAGGGCAAATTCCAGTTGGTCATTGGTGGTGCCAAGAAGGAACCTCCTCGGAAGGTTACTGCAGATGAAGCTGCTGCTATTGTTATGGCTGCTACTCGTGGACTAGGCTCTATGGATCCTCAATCTAACACGCGAAAAGACACGCGTGACATTGGCCATATACAGGATCCAGGTGAAGTGTCCAAACCTGTCTCAAGTAGTGAGGTTTGCACTTCACTCACAAGTAGTGGTCAGGTAAAAAAGGAAGGTATTGGAATCATTGATGATGATTGGATTTCAAATACGATCGCCAAAGCTGTTGCTGTTGCCGCCTCTAAAGAGGCTGATTCTTCTGAAGCTTCGATGACAAATGCACAGAAGCTGAAGGCTGAGAGGCTTCGGCGTGCAAGGATGTTTACTGCAATTATTAAGGGTGGAGGCAACAAGGGTGATCCGGTGACAAGTAATCCAGTTGATGAATCTGCAAAGGTCTCTCCTGCTATCCTCCCTGGACCTGATACAAAAGCTTTGGCTACCGAACGGGAAGGTAGCTCTGTGCCTTCTGAGCGTGAAGATTCAAATATGAAGAAGCAGGAGAAAGACTCTGATGATGAACAAAACAAGGCACGTAAGTATCGGAAGCATCGCCCAGAATCCAATGAGGACATAGATGATTTGGATGAGGAAATCTACAAACCCTCAAGGAAGAGGCATCGTTCAAGAGGgcacagtacggatgcacacaaacaTAAGCAGAGGCATCACTCCAAGGATAGGGAGTATATGCATCAAAGACACAGTTATAGTTCTTCAGAAGATGAGCGTCGCAGTTCCAAGTCAAGGCATCGGCATAGGCATGACCATTACTATGCTGAAGATGACGAGCATCGCAGCTCGCATAGGCACCGGAGGAACCATGGCTCTGGTTCCAAAAGGAAACACAAGAACGACCATGATCCCGTTGAACAAAGTCTTGGCCATGCTGAACCCTCCCAAAGCACGTCAGAGCAGAAGTATGGATTAGAGCAACCCCCTGGTGATACTGCTCAATCTTCCAATGCATCAACTGAGGTTCCAGATGAGCTGAAAGCAAAAATTAGAGCGATGTTATTAGAGACACTGTAA